From the genome of Cytobacillus firmus, one region includes:
- a CDS encoding Ku protein has translation MHTMWKGSISFGLVNIPIKLHSATEDKDIKLRNLHKECHSPIKYEKTCPVCEKEIKNEDIVKAYEYTKGKFVVLEDEDLEKLKQENEDKAVEIMDFVKIQEIDPIYYNRTYYMSPGDGGGKAYSLLRKALETSEKVGLAKIIIRSKEQLAVVRVYENTLVMETIHYPDEVRKAADVPNVPAEDKVTDKEIDTAIMLIDQLTTEFKPEKYNDDYRTALLELIEAKRTGKDIVTPVEKEPAANVTDLMAALQASIDKTKPADAETKKKPAAKKKRASTKTKAKKQA, from the coding sequence ATGCATACAATGTGGAAAGGAAGCATCAGTTTTGGGCTGGTTAATATACCAATTAAGCTGCATTCGGCTACAGAAGATAAGGATATCAAGCTGAGAAATCTTCATAAGGAATGTCATTCGCCAATTAAGTATGAGAAAACATGTCCTGTTTGTGAAAAGGAAATTAAGAACGAGGATATTGTAAAAGCTTATGAATACACAAAAGGAAAGTTTGTTGTTTTAGAGGATGAGGATTTAGAAAAGCTTAAACAGGAAAATGAGGATAAAGCTGTAGAAATTATGGACTTTGTAAAAATACAGGAAATTGATCCAATTTACTACAATCGCACCTATTATATGTCTCCAGGGGACGGGGGAGGGAAAGCTTACTCCCTTTTAAGAAAAGCGCTCGAGACGTCTGAAAAAGTAGGTTTGGCAAAAATCATTATCCGCTCCAAAGAACAGCTGGCTGTTGTCCGTGTATATGAAAATACTCTTGTCATGGAGACGATCCATTATCCTGATGAAGTACGCAAGGCTGCGGATGTGCCAAATGTGCCTGCAGAAGACAAAGTGACAGATAAGGAGATCGATACTGCCATCATGCTGATTGATCAATTAACCACAGAATTTAAACCTGAAAAATATAATGATGACTACCGGACAGCTCTTTTGGAGCTTATAGAAGCAAAACGGACTGGCAAAGATATCGTCACACCTGTTGAAAAAGAGCCTGCGGCAAATGTTACCGACCTCATGGCTGCCCTTCAGGCATCAATTGATAAAACTAAACCTGCTGATGCGGAAACAAAGAAAAAACCTGCAGCTAAAAAGAAACGTGCTTCAACAAAAACAAAGGCTAAAAAGCAAGCTTGA
- a CDS encoding glycerol-3-phosphate responsive antiterminator translates to MNQKILPASSNMKEFEKFLKSPYEIGVFLDMHISQLKNVSQMAKAQNKKMIYHVDLIHGLKSDDYAVEYICQEYKPYGLISTKSSVILKAKQKGVIAVQRIFLIDSHALEKSYKLIEKTRPDYIEVLPGAMPWMIKEVNERLNTPIFAGGLIRSEEEVKNALKAGAAAITTSKIELWERFS, encoded by the coding sequence ATGAATCAAAAAATTTTGCCGGCATCCTCCAATATGAAAGAATTTGAAAAGTTCCTGAAAAGCCCTTATGAAATTGGTGTATTTCTCGATATGCATATTTCACAGCTGAAAAATGTTTCACAGATGGCTAAAGCGCAAAACAAAAAAATGATTTATCATGTTGACCTGATCCATGGCTTGAAAAGCGACGACTATGCCGTTGAATATATTTGCCAGGAATACAAGCCGTACGGGTTAATTTCTACTAAATCCAGCGTCATCCTGAAAGCGAAGCAAAAGGGAGTGATTGCAGTCCAGAGGATTTTCCTCATCGATTCGCATGCACTTGAAAAAAGTTATAAATTAATCGAGAAAACCAGGCCGGACTACATAGAAGTGTTGCCGGGTGCCATGCCATGGATGATAAAAGAGGTAAATGAACGTTTGAATACCCCTATATTTGCCGGAGGACTCATCCGCTCAGAAGAAGAAGTGAAGAATGCGCTTAAAGCAGGAGCAGCTGCCATTACTACATCAAAAATAGAATTATGGGAAAGGTTTTCATAA
- a CDS encoding phosphatase PAP2 family protein has translation MNWRNITRKNIFYLTLAASIIAGFLLLFIEIVDELKEEELIHFDESVIKYVQAFISPRLTEFMSVVTFLGSVKWLAFSVLAAAVLLFLFKKRSLAWFMVLSSGLGALFNLLLKWIFKRERPDIRPLIEEQGFSFPSGHSMGSFIFYGSLAYMIIHLAKRKRWKAAWTLMLSSFIIMIGLSRIYLGVHFPSDVIAGFAAGGAWLTIMIIGFRYYEYRKDL, from the coding sequence ATGAACTGGAGAAATATAACACGTAAAAACATATTTTACTTAACGCTTGCCGCCTCTATCATAGCCGGATTTTTGCTGCTATTTATCGAAATAGTGGATGAACTGAAGGAAGAGGAGCTAATTCATTTCGATGAGTCTGTGATCAAGTATGTCCAGGCATTTATTTCTCCCCGGCTCACAGAATTTATGAGTGTAGTTACTTTTTTGGGGTCGGTAAAGTGGCTGGCTTTTTCGGTACTTGCAGCAGCTGTTCTTTTGTTCCTGTTTAAAAAGAGATCACTTGCATGGTTCATGGTTCTTTCATCGGGTCTCGGAGCACTTTTTAACCTGCTCTTAAAATGGATTTTTAAAAGAGAACGTCCGGATATCAGACCTCTGATTGAAGAGCAGGGATTCAGTTTTCCGAGCGGACATTCAATGGGATCTTTTATTTTTTATGGCTCACTTGCCTATATGATCATTCATCTGGCAAAAAGAAAGCGCTGGAAGGCTGCATGGACATTGATGCTGAGCAGCTTTATCATAATGATTGGATTAAGCCGCATTTATTTAGGTGTTCATTTTCCAAGTGATGTAATAGCCGGTTTTGCAGCCGGGGGTGCCTGGCTGACCATCATGATTATTGGATTCCGCTATTATGAGTACCGTAAAGATTTATAA
- a CDS encoding MIP/aquaporin family protein, with amino-acid sequence MSAFMGEMIGTMILIVFGGGVVAGANLKKTFSFNGGWIVITIAWGLAVTMGVFAVGSISGAHLNPAVTIGFALSGVFPWQDVPRYILAQVLGGFLGGVIVFLHYLPHWKETEDQGAKLSVFSTSPAIPHTFSNLLSEIIGTFILVLGLMFIGANQFTEGLNPIAVGLLIVVIGMSLGGTTGYAINPARDLGPRIAHFLLPIAGKGKSNWGYAWIPVAGPILGGLMGSSFYQVMFDGKASGMLWAVLGVNIIVLILSYIFGKKQPGEVDSSKVAA; translated from the coding sequence ATGTCTGCATTTATGGGAGAAATGATTGGAACGATGATCTTGATTGTTTTTGGAGGAGGCGTTGTTGCCGGGGCGAATTTAAAAAAGACTTTTTCTTTTAATGGAGGATGGATTGTTATTACGATTGCCTGGGGGCTTGCTGTAACGATGGGGGTTTTTGCTGTAGGCTCGATCAGCGGTGCACACTTGAACCCTGCTGTAACCATCGGATTTGCGCTTAGCGGTGTTTTCCCGTGGCAAGACGTGCCCAGATATATTCTGGCTCAGGTCCTGGGTGGGTTCTTGGGAGGGGTGATTGTATTCCTTCACTATCTGCCGCATTGGAAAGAAACAGAAGACCAGGGTGCAAAGCTTTCTGTTTTCTCAACAAGTCCTGCCATTCCCCATACATTTTCAAATTTATTGAGTGAAATAATTGGGACGTTCATTCTTGTATTGGGTTTGATGTTTATAGGAGCAAATCAATTTACTGAAGGGTTAAATCCGATTGCTGTTGGCCTTCTTATCGTTGTTATCGGCATGTCGCTCGGCGGGACAACGGGCTATGCAATTAATCCTGCCCGTGACCTGGGACCGCGTATTGCTCATTTTCTTCTTCCCATTGCAGGCAAAGGGAAATCGAACTGGGGATATGCATGGATTCCGGTAGCTGGACCAATCCTAGGGGGATTAATGGGCTCAAGCTTCTATCAAGTGATGTTCGATGGCAAAGCTTCAGGTATGTTATGGGCAGTGCTGGGTGTTAATATAATAGTATTAATTCTTTCGTATATTTTTGGCAAAAAACAGCCTGGAGAAGTTGATTCTTCTAAAGTTGCTGCATAA